The genomic segment GGCGGTACCGCGCGGCTCTCCGCAATGTCGCGTCGACCGTCCGGTCCGCTCCGACCCAGTAGGTGTCCACGCGCGCGTTGACGTACAGCCACGGCACGCGCTCCTTCACCGCCGCGACCTTCTCCGCATGCCGCCCCACGTCGGCGAGCCGGGTCGGATCGGCGCTGTCCTCCAGGTTGATGCCCACCGCGCCCAGGCCGGCCAGCAGCGCCGCCAGCTCGGCGACCTCGCCGGGGTCGTCACTGAACCCGTTCTCCACGTCCACGGTGAGCAGGCACGGCAGTCGAGCGAGCCGGCGAACGAGAGCCACCACGTGCTCCCGGGTTCGTCCCGTGCCGTCGGGCACGCCCACCGCCGACGCGATCCCGAAGCTGGTCGTGCCCAGCGCCCGGAACCCGGCCTCCACCAGTGCCGACGCCGACCCGACGTCCCACACGTTGGGCAGCAGCAGCGGCGCCGCACCGTGATGGAGCGCGTGGAATTCGTTCACCGGCCCTCCTCCCACAACCGCTCGACGGCCCCGCACGCGACGGCGACCGCGTGTCCCCTTCCGGGACACGCATGCACGCCCGCGCCGAACGGAAGGTCCGCAGCGGCGAGATCCACCAGCACCTCCACGCCGTCCCTGCCCACCCGACGAGTAGCCCTCACCGGCGGATCCGCACGCAGTACGTGAGCCACGACGTCCTCCGCCGACCCACGCCTGCCGCGAGCCGCCGCCCGACATCGGCTGACCAGCAGGGCCGTCGCCTCGCACGCCTGCACGAGCACACCGATCAACGCCGCCGCGCGCTCGTCCGCTCGGCCACCACACGCCGTCACCAGACGCCGCACAGCCTCGTCTGCTTCCTCCGACGCACCGGTATGCGGTTGGTAGTACTGCGCGACGGCCACGACGTCACCCGGATCCACCCGCAGGTCCAGCGCGGACGCCAGGACCTGGACCACCAACGTCGCCGGTTCGCCCTCCGCCTGCCGTGCGCGTTCGCGCAGCTCCTCCGGGTCGAGCTCACGGAGGATCGCGGCGACCGCGGCACGCCTGCGGCGATGGGCGGTTCCGGTACTGAAGCGCGCCACGGTCGCGCGCAACCACTCCAGTCCGACCGCCGTACCGCCCGGCACACGCGGCACCACGTAGCGACGGTCGCTCAGCAGCCGGGCCACCGTCCCCGGCTCGTTCACGATGTCCATGCCGGGAACGCTAGGCGCGGAACGGTTCGGTGCCCGCCGAAACGTCGCGGGGGCAGAATCGTGGAATGGCATACCACGCCGACCTGGCAGCGATGGCGTCGCTGCTGGCCGACCGTACGCGCGCCCGGTTCTGCGCGACACTGCTCGACGGTCGCGCGTGGACGGCCGGAGAACTCGCCGGCGACGCCGGGGTCTCCCCGGCCACCGCGAGCGAGCACCTGACACGGCTGGTGGAGGCCGGTCTGCTCGTCGAACGCAGGCAGGGGCGGCACCGCTACGTCCAACTCGCCGGGCCCCACGTGGCCGACCTGATCGAGAGCCTCGTCGCGCACGCCCGTCTCGCAGCGACTCCCCGTCGCCCACCGCGAGGTCTCCGCGCCGTCACCGCCTCGACCGCACTCGCGCGGGGCCGCACCTGCTACGACCACCTCGCCGGAACACTCGGTGTCGCGCTGACCGACGCGCTGGCCGCACGCGGGCTCATCGAGGTGACCCTCGGCTGTTCACTCACCGAGGAGGGCACCCTGTGGTTCGCCGACGCGCTGGGCGTCATGCCGACCGACCTGCGCCGCACAGGCAGGCCCGTGGCGAAAGCCTGCCTGGACTGGACGGAACGTCGCACCCACCTCGCGGGCGCGGCGGGAGCACACCTCTGCCGGTCGCTGCTGGCCCGCCGTTGGGTGAAGCGCATCGGTACCGGACGTGCCGTGCGGCTCACTCCCGAGGGCCGCCAGGCGCTGACGGCTCTGCTCGGGGTCGACCTCGACCCCGCCCGCTGACCAACCGACGTGTCGGCGTGTCCGCGCCCTGTGCACGCGTGTCCGCAGTCCGCGTACGGAACTCGGCCCTTCAGAGGCCCAGCGGGCGTACGGCAACTGCGGACACGCGTGCGTGAGTCGCGGACACGATGTCGGGGTCAGCCCAGGGCCTGGCGGATCGGCTCGATGGCGAAGTACACGACGAAGGCGGCCGAGGTGACCCACATGAGCGGGTGCACCTGACGCGCCTTGCCGGTGACCGACTGAATGAGCACGTAGCTGACGAAGCCCGCACCGATGCCGTTCGAGATGGAGTAGGTGAACGGCATGATGACGATCGTCAGGAACGCGGGCAGCGCCACCGCGAAGTCCCTGAAGTCGATCTCGGCGATCTGCCGGACCATCATCGCGCCCACGACCACCAGCGCCGCCGCGGCGGCCTCGATGGGCACCGCCTGGTACAGCGGGGTGAAGAACATGGCCGCGATGAACAGCAGCCCGGTGACGACGTTCGCGAGCCCCGTCCGCGCGCCCTCACCGATTCCGGCGGCCGACTCCACGAAGATCGTGTTGGAGCTCGCCGAGGCCGCACCGCCGGCGACGGCGCCCACGGAGTCGACGAACAGCCCCTTGCCGACGTTGGGCAGCTTCCCGTCCTTGTCCACGAGCCGGGCCTCGTGACCGAGGCCGGTCATCGTGCCGATCGTGTCGAAGAAGTCGGTGAGCACGAGCGTGAACACCAGCAGCGCCGCGGTGATCGCCGGGACCTGCACCCACGCGTCGAAGTTGAAGGCCCCCACCAGTGAGAGGTCGGGCAGGTCGAAGATCGCGTCGGGAAGCGCCGGGTACCCCAGGTTCCAGCCCTTCGGGTCGACGCCCTGGGACGGCCCCGCGTGCACGATGGCCTCGATCACGATGGAGAGCACCGTGCCGGCCAGCACGCCGATCAGGATGGCGCCCTTGACGCCGCGGGCCACCAGGACGCCCATGAGGATCAGCGTCACCACGAACACGAAGGTCGGCCACGAGGCGATCGAGCCGTCGATGCCCAGCTGCACGGGCACCGTGGTGCCCGCCGCGTCGGGGATGCGTCGCACGAAGCCCGCGTCCACGAGCCCCACGATCGCGATGAACAGGCCGATGCCGACCGCGATGCTCGCCTTGAGGTGCTGTGGCACGGCGTTGAACACCATGGTCCGTACCCCGGTGACCACCAACAACAGCACGACGATGCCGTTGACGACCACGAGCCCCATGGCGGCGGGCCAGGTCATCTGCGGGGCGATGGACACCGCGACGAGAGTGTTGATGCCGAGCCCGGCGGCGATCGCGAAGGGATAGTTCGCGACGATGCCCATCAGGATCGTCATGACGCCCGCGACCAGCGCCGTCACCGCGGTGACCTGGTCGACCGGGAGGATCGCCCCGGTCATGTCCTTCGCCGCGCCCGGGTCGTCCGCCGAGTAGCTGCCGAGGATGAGCGGGTTCAGGACGATGATGTAGCCCATCGTCACGAACGTGACCAGTCCACCGCGGACCTCCCGGCCGACGGTGGACCCTCGCTCGCTGATCCGGAAGAACCGATCGAGCGGCGACCGCTGCTTCTCCGCGGTCGTTTCTGACATCGCTCACCTGCTTTGTGTCGTCTTCGGCAGCGGTAGCCTGTCCCTCGTGGACGAACCGAACAACCCACCGGAGATCGAAGGACGGCTTCGTCCTACGCCCGAACTGCCGACGTCAATGGTCAGCCCCTGGATTCCTGTGACCATCGGCACGGTGTCCTGGCTGATCGCCTTCGTCGTGCTGGTGGTCGCCGGTGTCCACGGCGTGTGGCTGTGGACGACCCTGGCGGGCGGCGGGCTCGGCCTGGTGGGCATGGCCATCATGGTCTGGCAGCGCGCCGCGTCCCGCAGAGGGTCGCGTTTTGCACAACGAAACCTTTAGCACAGTCACCGGAAGTTCCCTTACCTGGACGGCACGTCATCCGAGGACGGCGCGCGGGTCGGGGTCGTCGAGGAGCCGCTCCACCAACACGCGGTCGGACCACCGGTTCGCCGACCACGCGAAGGCCCTCGCCAGACCCTCCGGCGAGTCCGAGGCGTGCAGGTCCCCGGAGGTGTCCCGCCACCACGGCACGGGAGTGCCCGCGACGGTGAGCTCGTCGTGGACGACCACTCCGCCTGCGGGAACACCGATGCCCAGCAGGTCCGCGACCTCCACGATGGCGGGGAGTTCGGACCACGCGGCGAAGCTTCCCTCGCCGGCGTCGGCGGCGACGGTGGCTGTAATCTCGTCGGTCTCGTCGGTCTCGTCGCTCGCCAACGGAAGGTCGAGGACGTCGGCGAGCGCGGGCGCGTCGGCGAAGTCGGCCGCGGCGACCAGCCGGTCGGCGGGCCACACCGCGAGCAGCCACGGTGCGTCGAGCACCACAGCGTCGTCCGCGTCACACACCGTGCCCGCGAGCGTGCGGACCTGGTCCGGCGGTTCCACGTCGTCGGGGGGCACGGCGGACAGCGCGCTGTGGGCACGCAGCACCAGACCTGCGGACACGGTGCGCTGCGGGTCGGCCAGCCGCGCACAGAGCAGTTCCGCGTCGTGGGCGGGATCGGTGTCGGCGACGGCGAGTTCGGCGCGCACGCCCACCAGCGCGAGCAGGTTTTCGGGCAGGCCCACGTCGGGCACGGGATCGAACAACCCGGCCAGCTCGGTCGCCGACGGCAATCGCCAATGTCTCGGTGGACGTCCCGCCAGCAGGGCGTGTGCCGACAACCAGTCGCGGAGGCGGTGGTCCGGCGCGGTGAGTACCCGCCACGTGTCCGGCTGCGAGGCGAGGAGCCGGATCGCGCGGGGCCACGCCTCGTCGGCGACGAGGTCGAGATCCGGCACGCTGAGCTCGTCGTCCGGCTCGGGTCCCGCGTCCGGGCCTTCGGAGCCGAGCACGGTGAAGGTGTCGCGCACGCCGCACGCCAGGAGCACCTCGCGGTCCCACCGGCGCGCCGTCTCGGCGTCGAGCACGTCCAGCGGCGCGTCGTCGTCGCCGACGGCGTCGGGGTGCAGAACCTCCAGCAGCGCGGAGTCGGGCAGCACGAGTTCGTCGGCCCGGCGACGTCCCGAGGCCGTCGGCAGCGCCAACGCGCCGAGGCCGGGCGCCCGTCCGGCCGCCGACACCCAGGTCAGCACCGATTCCACCAGCGCGGTCACGTCGAGCCCGGCCATCGTGTCGTCGACGCTGCGGGCGATCGCCTCCACGACGGCGGGAGCGCGGAGCAGCTCGGCCGGTCCCGCCTCCACCGCGCCGAGGCGCCGCAGCAGCGGGTGCACCGCCTCCGGATGCGCGACGTGCAGGCCGGGGATGTCGAGCGCGGCGAGGTCGGTGCCGAGGGCGGCGTCCCCGGCTTCCACGAGCAGCACTCCGCGTGCACCGGGCCACGTCCGCCCGTCGGCGAGCGGCACCGGCAGCGCCCCGAGCTCGTCGAGTTCCACCTCCGCACGGTCGACCACGGCGAGCAGCTCGGTGTACAGGTCCCGCCACCAGGCCGGTGGGCGCTCGATCCCGCCGACCGCCTCGACCAGCTCCCCGATCCCGATGCCGCGTGCGCTCGCGACCTCGGCCGCCCGCACGGCGTCACGGCCGCACAGCGGCGCCGCGACCAGTCCGGGCACCACGTCGGCCAGCAGGGCCACCAGGTGCGGCGCGTCGACGTCCAGCACCCGCGCCCGGCGGCCGGGCAGCAGGCCGGAGGTCGCCGAGGGCAGCCAGTCGTCGTCGGCGAGCCGCTCGACCACGAGGTCGCGCAGCACCCCGTCCACGTCCGACACCGGGAAGTGGGGACGCGGCACGAGCGCGAGCCGGTGCTCGGCGGGCAGCGCTCGGACCAGGCCCGGGTACGCCTCCGCCGCCGCCCGCAGTGCGCGCACGACGTCCGGGGAGTCGGCCGACGCGAGCACTCGCCGCCGCGACGGCTCCATCGGCACGGCGGTGGTGAGCAGCCGCGCGGGCAGGGACAGCCGCTCGTCCGTCGGGGTCGGGGTGTGCAGGACGTCCTCGCCGAGAGGCCGCGGCCGACCGTCCTCACCGATCGGCACGGCCCACGTGCACCCCTGGCCTTGCTGGGTCAGCCAACGCGTGCGCCCGCCGTCGGGGTCGGTGAGCACGACCTCGGCCCCGTCGTCGTGCCGTCGCCAGAGTCGACCCTCGACGTCGATCTCCACCAACCACGGCAGCATCACGAGCACGTCGGCGGCCTCGCGTTCGACGGCGGCGACGTACTCCTGCGCGGCCTGCGCCCCGGCCCGCATGGGCAACCGCACCTCGGTGTCGAACCCGTCCGGCACAGGGGGCTCGTCGGCGGGCAGCGCCCACGGCAACCGCAGGACCGGCACCTCGTCGGCGTCCCACTCCTGCCGGGTGCGCGCTTCGGAGAAGGCCACTCCGCCTGTGCGCGAGACGATCCGGGGTTCACTCGTCACCGCGAGGACGGCGGCGAACCCGACGCCGAACCTCCCCACGGTCACCCCAGGCGCAGCATCGCCATCCGCCTGGTGCCCGCTCGGCTTGCCCGACGCGCGCAACGACGCCAGCGCCGCGATCCCTCTCCGGTCGAGCGGGGCTCCCGTGTTCGCGACCCGCAACTCCCCGTCCACGACCCGCACCCGGAGCCTTCCGGGTGCACCGGCCAGGGCCGCGGCGTCCGCCGCGTTCTGCGCGAGTTCGACGAACACCCGGTCGCGGTACGCACCGACCCGCAGGTCGTGCTCAGCGTGGGTGTCCTCGGTGAACCGGGTCGGAGAGTCGCGCCAGGACCGCAGCACCGCCCGCCGCAGCGCGTCGACGGACTCATCGGGTGACTGCTCCACTCAGGCCGTCTGGTCCGGCTCGGCCCGCGGCGATGCGGCCGCCTCGGCAGAGGCGGCACCGACCTCGGTGGCCTCGGTCGACACGGCGGGCTCCGACTTTTGGGACTCCTGCGACTCCTGCGACGGCTCGCTGTCCTCGGTGTCGGTCGTCTCGGTGGTGCCGATCTCCACCGGCTCGATGTCCAACAGCGAGTCGTCGTACACCAGCTCGGCCACCGGCACCGACGAACTGGTCTCCAGCTCCACCTCGGAGTGCGCTCCGCACCCGAACTCGGCGTGCACGATGTGCCCGTCGGCGGGCGAGATCTCGTTGCCGCACACGCCGAACGCGTTGCGCAACGACCCCGCGAGCTGCAGGTAGAACCCGCACGTGCCGCACGTGGCGGGAGCGCTGCGCGCCATGTCCGACCGGGGACCGAACTCGCCGCGGTGCCAGCGGGTGGCGGCCTCCTCCCGGCCGATCCGCGACATCACCCGCACCCGGCCGAGGCCGATCTCCTTCGTGACCTCCTCGGCCTCGGGGTCGTCGAGGGTCGCGTACGCGGGAGCCAGCCGCGGGTCGTCGGGCTGCGTCGGGAAGATGTCACCGACCCCGAGGTCACCCGGACGCACCCGCCGGGCCCACGGCACCCACCTCGGAGCCACGATCGCGTCCGGGCCGGGCATGAGCACGACCTCGCTGATCGTGACGGGCGCCTCCTCGTCGGCGGTGGCGACCGTCACCGACCACCGCCAGCCGCGGTATCCGGGGAGGGTGGACTCGAAGAGGTGCGTGACCGCGAACGCGTCCTCGCCGACAGCGCCGACGTACTCGCCCACGTTCTCCGCGCCCGCGTCCTCCGCCGCCACCTCGCGTGCCGGCTCGACCGCATCGAGCAGCTTCCTGCGGATCGTGCCGTCGTCGTGCGTGAGCAGCAGCGTCATGCCTCCAATTGTGCAGTACCGAGGCACTACACCGAAGCGGTGGGTTCATGCCAGGGTGGTGCCTGTGCGGGGAGTGATCAAACGGACGAGGAAGGCCGCCGCGACGGTGCTGACCGTGGCGCTCGCCGTGGCGGCGGGAGCGTGCGGGACGGCGCAGGAGGAGACGTCGTCGCAGCGCACCCCCGGCAACGCCGCGAACACCGTGCCCGAGAACTGGACCGTCGAGGTCGTCGACGTCCTGCCCCACGACCCGGAGGCGTTCACCCAGGGACTGGAGATCGTCGGCGACACCCTGTACGAGAGCACGGGCCTCGTCGGCGAGTCGACCGTCCGCAAGGGGCCGCTCGGTGGCGAGCCGACCGTGACCGTGTCGCTTCCCGAACCGCTGTTCGGCGAGGGCATCACGGTCGTCGACTCCCGCGTGTGGCAGCTCACGTGGCGCAGCGGCATCGCCGTCGAGCGCGACCGCGAGACCCTCGCCGAACTCCGCCGCGTGCGCTACGACGGCGAGGGCTGGGGGCTGTGCCACCAGGCCGACGCCGGACGGCTCGTCATGAGCGACGGCTCGCCCACGCTGACGTTCCGCGATCCGCGGGACTTCTCCGTGCTCGGCACCGTGGAGGTCACCGACAGCGGCGTTGCGGTCGACGAGCTCAACGAGCTGGAGTGCGTGGGCGACACCGTGTACGCCAACGTCTGGCACAGCGACGACATCCTGCGCATCGACCCCGAGACCGGGGAGGTCACCGCGCGGATCGACGCCTCGGGACTGCTGACTCCGGAGGAGGCCGCCGACGCCGACGTGCTCAACGGCATCGCGGCGTTCCCGGACTCCGACCGCTTCCTCGTGACGGGCAAGCTGTGGCCGAGGATGTTCGCAGTGAGGTTCGTCCCGACAGGTCCATGACCCGCACGAACGCGGGCTCGGTACGGCAGGATTGGTCTATGCGTTCCGGTCGCGGCGGTAGGCGGAAGTGGACGCCCGACAAGCGGGCGAGTGAGCCTTCGCACGACTCCACGCGAACACGGCGCACCACGCCGCCACCGACGCGGGCGTACCCGCCCGCCGGTGGCACCCCGACGGCCGACGAGGCCCCGACCGGCGCGGTCCCCGTGTCCCCGNNNNNNNNNNNNNNNNNNNNNNNNNNNNNNNNNNNNNNNNNNNNNNNNNNNNNNNNNNNNNNNNNNNNNNNNNNNNNNNNNNNNNNNNNNNNNNNNNNNNGTGTCCCCGCCCCCACCACCGCGCGGCGCGCGCCCCTACGCGGGTCGAGGCGCCGCACCCCCACCGTGGCGAGCTGACCGCGCCGAGCCGCCCTACGAGCACTACGACACCGGCGGCTACCCGCCGGGACAGCCGCGCGAGGCGTTCGATCCCGAGCCGACCGCGACGGAACACGGATTCGAAGGGCCGACGGAGCCCCGCCGCCTGCCGAAGAAACTCACCGTCACCCGCGTCGCCGCACTCCGCAGCCGCGAAATCTCCGGGCAGGCCGTGGCCGCCTTCCGCCGCGCGACGACGGCGGACGGCGCCGACAAGTCCGGGCTCACCTCGCTCACCTACTCGGTGATGCTGAACTACGCGAGCGACGCCGCGATGGCGGTGGCGCTGGCCAACACGCTCTTCTTCGCGGCCAGCAGCGGCGAGAGCCGCGGCAAGGTGGCGCTGTACCTGCTGATCACCATCGCGCCGTTCGCGCTGGTGGCTCCGGTCATCGGCCCCGCGCTGGACCGCATCCAGCGCGGGCGCCGCCTCGCCATGGCGGTCTCCTCGGCCGGTCAGGCGCTCATGTGCGTGCTGATGGCGCTGAACTTCGACAGCTGGATCCTCTACCCCGCCGCACTCGGCAAGATGGTGCTGTCGAAGTCGTTCATGGTGCTCAAGGCCGCCGTGACGCCGAGAGTGCTGCCACCCGAGATCACCCTGTCGAAGACCAACGCCAGACTCGCCGTGTTCGGCCTCGCCGCGGGCGGCGCGTTCGGCGCGGTGGCCAGCGGGCTGAACTGGGCTTTCGGCTCCGCGGGCGCACTGTGGTTCACGGCGGTCATCTGCGCGGTCGGCGCCGCCCAGGCCATGCGCATCCCGTCGTGGGTGGAGGTCACCGAGGGCGAGGTCCCCGCGTCGCTGACGGGCCAGCACCCCGTGCCCACGGGCAAGAAGCCCCGGCAACCGATGGCCCGGCACGTCGTGGTCGCGTTGTGGGGCAACGGCTCGATCCGCGTGCTCACCGGGTTCCTCATGATGTTCGCCGCGTTCGCGGTGAAGGCCGAGACCGAGGACAGCGGACAGAGCGCGTTCGTGCAGCTGCTCCTGCTGGGCATCATCGGCGCCGCCGCCGGCCTCGGCGGGTTCCTCGGCAACGCTCTGGGCTCGCGGATGCACTTCGGCAAGCCCGACCAGGTGGTGCTCGCGTGCCTGGCGAGCGCGTTCGCCGCCACTGTCGTCGCCACGGTCGTGGCCGGGATCGCCACGGCCGCGCTCGTCGGCCTCGTGGGCTCCACCGCGAGCGCCCTGGCAAAGAACAGCCTCGACGCGGTGATCCAGCAGGACATGCCCGAGGAGTCGCGCGCCTCCGCGTTCGGCAGGTCGGAGACCGTGCTGCAGCTCGCGTGGGTGTTCGGCGGCGCGGTGGGGCTGCTGCTGCCGCCCACCTACTGGATCGGCTTCCTCGTGGTGTCGGCGCTGCTCGCGTTGGGGCTCACCCAGACCTGGCTGGTCCGCGGCGGGTCGTCGTTGATCCCCGCGCTCCGCCCCCGTGCGAGTGGACCCGACCCGGAGCCGCGGCGCGGCGACTCGTAGTCTCGCCCTCATGCGACGTTCAGTAGTAGCGCTGGTGGCCGCGGGTGCGGCCGTGCTGACCGGCTGTTCCGCTCCGCAGCCTCCCGAGGTGACGTTCTACGCCGACGGCGACAGCGTCCGGTCGCAACCGCTGAGCTACTGCGACGCGCTCCTGAGGGACTGCGACACCGACGGCGAGCCCGCCACGCTCGACGCCCGGCCGGGTCAACCGGTGCAGATCTCCGTTCCCGCCGAGATCGCCGAGACTCCGTGGCTGGTGATCGTGCAGTCCGCCGCCCCCGACGGCACCCTGCTGCCGATGCGCCAGGAGGTGTTCACCGACGGCACGCGGCACGCGCACACCGTGCTGCCCGAGACGCC from the Saccharomonospora azurea NA-128 genome contains:
- a CDS encoding isocitrate lyase/PEP mutase family protein, yielding MNEFHALHHGAAPLLLPNVWDVGSASALVEAGFRALGTTSFGIASAVGVPDGTGRTREHVVALVRRLARLPCLLTVDVENGFSDDPGEVAELAALLAGLGAVGINLEDSADPTRLADVGRHAEKVAAVKERVPWLYVNARVDTYWVGADRTVDATLRRAARYRRAGADGIFVPGELTAVEVAALVDGVGVPLNVLWYPGGLPVARSAALGVKRISTGSQLYRAARRAAVDLVTELVSGTRGEGPSTGLRS
- a CDS encoding ArsR/SmtB family transcription factor; translation: MAYHADLAAMASLLADRTRARFCATLLDGRAWTAGELAGDAGVSPATASEHLTRLVEAGLLVERRQGRHRYVQLAGPHVADLIESLVAHARLAATPRRPPRGLRAVTASTALARGRTCYDHLAGTLGVALTDALAARGLIEVTLGCSLTEEGTLWFADALGVMPTDLRRTGRPVAKACLDWTERRTHLAGAAGAHLCRSLLARRWVKRIGTGRAVRLTPEGRQALTALLGVDLDPAR
- a CDS encoding NCS2 family permease, producing the protein MSETTAEKQRSPLDRFFRISERGSTVGREVRGGLVTFVTMGYIIVLNPLILGSYSADDPGAAKDMTGAILPVDQVTAVTALVAGVMTILMGIVANYPFAIAAGLGINTLVAVSIAPQMTWPAAMGLVVVNGIVVLLLVVTGVRTMVFNAVPQHLKASIAVGIGLFIAIVGLVDAGFVRRIPDAAGTTVPVQLGIDGSIASWPTFVFVVTLILMGVLVARGVKGAILIGVLAGTVLSIVIEAIVHAGPSQGVDPKGWNLGYPALPDAIFDLPDLSLVGAFNFDAWVQVPAITAALLVFTLVLTDFFDTIGTMTGLGHEARLVDKDGKLPNVGKGLFVDSVGAVAGGAASASSNTIFVESAAGIGEGARTGLANVVTGLLFIAAMFFTPLYQAVPIEAAAAALVVVGAMMVRQIAEIDFRDFAVALPAFLTIVIMPFTYSISNGIGAGFVSYVLIQSVTGKARQVHPLMWVTSAAFVVYFAIEPIRQALG
- a CDS encoding DUF2530 domain-containing protein, with the translated sequence MVSPWIPVTIGTVSWLIAFVVLVVAGVHGVWLWTTLAGGGLGLVGMAIMVWQRAASRRGSRFAQRNL
- a CDS encoding sacsin N-terminal ATP-binding-like domain-containing protein → MEQSPDESVDALRRAVLRSWRDSPTRFTEDTHAEHDLRVGAYRDRVFVELAQNAADAAALAGAPGRLRVRVVDGELRVANTGAPLDRRGIAALASLRASGKPSGHQADGDAAPGVTVGRFGVGFAAVLAVTSEPRIVSRTGGVAFSEARTRQEWDADEVPVLRLPWALPADEPPVPDGFDTEVRLPMRAGAQAAQEYVAAVEREAADVLVMLPWLVEIDVEGRLWRRHDDGAEVVLTDPDGGRTRWLTQQGQGCTWAVPIGEDGRPRPLGEDVLHTPTPTDERLSLPARLLTTAVPMEPSRRRVLASADSPDVVRALRAAAEAYPGLVRALPAEHRLALVPRPHFPVSDVDGVLRDLVVERLADDDWLPSATSGLLPGRRARVLDVDAPHLVALLADVVPGLVAAPLCGRDAVRAAEVASARGIGIGELVEAVGGIERPPAWWRDLYTELLAVVDRAEVELDELGALPVPLADGRTWPGARGVLLVEAGDAALGTDLAALDIPGLHVAHPEAVHPLLRRLGAVEAGPAELLRAPAVVEAIARSVDDTMAGLDVTALVESVLTWVSAAGRAPGLGALALPTASGRRRADELVLPDSALLEVLHPDAVGDDDAPLDVLDAETARRWDREVLLACGVRDTFTVLGSEGPDAGPEPDDELSVPDLDLVADEAWPRAIRLLASQPDTWRVLTAPDHRLRDWLSAHALLAGRPPRHWRLPSATELAGLFDPVPDVGLPENLLALVGVRAELAVADTDPAHDAELLCARLADPQRTVSAGLVLRAHSALSAVPPDDVEPPDQVRTLAGTVCDADDAVVLDAPWLLAVWPADRLVAAADFADAPALADVLDLPLASDETDETDEITATVAADAGEGSFAAWSELPAIVEVADLLGIGVPAGGVVVHDELTVAGTPVPWWRDTSGDLHASDSPEGLARAFAWSANRWSDRVLVERLLDDPDPRAVLG
- a CDS encoding DUF3027 domain-containing protein encodes the protein MTLLLTHDDGTIRRKLLDAVEPAREVAAEDAGAENVGEYVGAVGEDAFAVTHLFESTLPGYRGWRWSVTVATADEEAPVTISEVVLMPGPDAIVAPRWVPWARRVRPGDLGVGDIFPTQPDDPRLAPAYATLDDPEAEEVTKEIGLGRVRVMSRIGREEAATRWHRGEFGPRSDMARSAPATCGTCGFYLQLAGSLRNAFGVCGNEISPADGHIVHAEFGCGAHSEVELETSSSVPVAELVYDDSLLDIEPVEIGTTETTDTEDSEPSQESQESQKSEPAVSTEATEVGAASAEAAASPRAEPDQTA
- a CDS encoding glutaminyl-peptide cyclotransferase — encoded protein: MRGVIKRTRKAAATVLTVALAVAAGACGTAQEETSSQRTPGNAANTVPENWTVEVVDVLPHDPEAFTQGLEIVGDTLYESTGLVGESTVRKGPLGGEPTVTVSLPEPLFGEGITVVDSRVWQLTWRSGIAVERDRETLAELRRVRYDGEGWGLCHQADAGRLVMSDGSPTLTFRDPRDFSVLGTVEVTDSGVAVDELNELECVGDTVYANVWHSDDILRIDPETGEVTARIDASGLLTPEEAADADVLNGIAAFPDSDRFLVTGKLWPRMFAVRFVPTGP
- a CDS encoding MFS transporter, translating into VSPPPPPRGARPYAGRGAAPPPWRADRAEPPYEHYDTGGYPPGQPREAFDPEPTATEHGFEGPTEPRRLPKKLTVTRVAALRSREISGQAVAAFRRATTADGADKSGLTSLTYSVMLNYASDAAMAVALANTLFFAASSGESRGKVALYLLITIAPFALVAPVIGPALDRIQRGRRLAMAVSSAGQALMCVLMALNFDSWILYPAALGKMVLSKSFMVLKAAVTPRVLPPEITLSKTNARLAVFGLAAGGAFGAVASGLNWAFGSAGALWFTAVICAVGAAQAMRIPSWVEVTEGEVPASLTGQHPVPTGKKPRQPMARHVVVALWGNGSIRVLTGFLMMFAAFAVKAETEDSGQSAFVQLLLLGIIGAAAGLGGFLGNALGSRMHFGKPDQVVLACLASAFAATVVATVVAGIATAALVGLVGSTASALAKNSLDAVIQQDMPEESRASAFGRSETVLQLAWVFGGAVGLLLPPTYWIGFLVVSALLALGLTQTWLVRGGSSLIPALRPRASGPDPEPRRGDS
- a CDS encoding DUF2771 family protein, which produces MRRSVVALVAAGAAVLTGCSAPQPPEVTFYADGDSVRSQPLSYCDALLRDCDTDGEPATLDARPGQPVQISVPAEIAETPWLVIVQSAAPDGTLLPMRQEVFTDGTRHAHTVLPETPEHQPLVVEVQQLGAAYAVDEKDQPIIDEQGAPQLVVRGVWSLQIDPD